Genomic window (Chryseobacterium bernardetii):
GCGTAGAACGATTTCTGAGAATCTTTCCTTTTCTATTTTCAGCCATTTTTCCAGCTCATTATTCGGGATATTGTTTTTATAAACCGTTTCATCAAACCATGTATGGGCATTGGTTCCGGTAGCACCTAATGAAGAAATAGCTTTGTCATATTCATTGGCAATAGCATACTGGCTTGCCTCCTGAGAAATCTCGTCTATTTTTCTATAAATGTCTTTTTTCTTTTCAGGGTCCTGTTCAGCCTTATGTTCTTCATAAAGAGCAGAGATCTGATCCAGAAGTATCTTTTCTTTTTCCCAGTTTTGAGTTCCTATCTTAGACGTTCCTTTAAACATCATGTGCTCAAGATAGTGGGCCAGACCCGTATTATCTGCTGGGTCATTATTGCTACCTGTCCTTACCGGAATAAAAGTTTGAATTCTTGGCGCATCAAAGTTTTGGGCCAGGAAAACCTTTAATCCATTCTTTAATGTGTAGATTCTTACTTTATTTTTATCGTGGGTTACTGTAGTATATTCGTAGTGGTTTTTATCTGTATGGGCCGTTTCTTTATATTTTCTGTCTGTCATATATGAATTCATTTCATCCTTATTATAGTAAGAATATAATACAAATGTAAGCAATCAGAAAAACATAGGTTCCGCTTTTATTACTATTACATCTATTATGATATTTGAATAGATGAATCAGACTAAAGAAGCATTGCTATTTAAGAAGTTGAAGAATGCATTATTTCATTCATTTATATTTCATGAGCATTATCCCGCTATCCGCTCATACTCCTCACGCTTTGGCATTCCAATGCTTAAATCCTGCAGCTTTCCAATTCCTGTTGCGGGGTAACCGCTGCTATCGGGGCTAGGGAGGAAGTATGAATAATAAGCAATGAGCTAAACGTTAATAGTAAGCATTAACTTAGCCATTATCTATAAGAAGTATTTCACGATCCAACACCACAATCCTCAATCCCTTGTGAAAATCTGTGCCATCTGTGGGAAATAAAAATATTCACTCCCGATTTTTACAATTGCCTTCCATACTTAATCCTCTAAAACCCATACCAACACCAAATTCTGAAATAACCCAAGACCTGTTATATATAATGTATACATTCCATTACCCATTACCTTCACATATAATTCAATCCCCTTTCTCCAAACAAATGTTTAAAATTTTTCGTCCATGGTATCAGCGTATTAGGGGTAAAAAGCGTAGTCAGTATGAATTTTATGTTAAATAAACTTGTTTTGCGTTGTAGGAAGTTGCTATCTTTGCCCCACTGAAAACGAGAGTATCAGTACAAGCGCAGAAGAGCTTTTAGCTAAGCATAAACATTATATTCTACTAAGATATCGGGCGAAAAAAACTTCAAAACTTTTTGCAAAAAGAGTTGCGAGTTAAAAAAGAGTTTGTATCTTTGCAGTCCGAAATAATTCGGAGCGCAGGAGTAGATAGATTGAGGGTTTGGGAAGGATTAAGGTTACTTGAAAAACTTTAAAATTTTCTTTCAAAACATTTGGTCATTACAAAATAAAGTTTTACTTTTGCACTCGCAAATACGGAGCGACACTGACAGAGAGATTGCTTCGTTACAAAGCGGAAGATAAAAAGATCATTGACATACAATATAACAACCAAGTAAGGAAAAACTAAAGCGTTAAAAAACTTTGAGTGAGTCAGACAAACATACAATGGAGAGTTTGATCCTGGCTCAGGATGAACGCTAGCGGGAGGCCTAACACATGCAAGCCGAGCGGTAGAGTCTCTTCGGAGACTTGAGAGCGGCGCACGGGTGCGGAACACGTGTGCAACCTGCCTTTATCTGGGGGATAGCCTTTCGAAAGGGAGATTAATACCCCATAATATACTGGATGGCATCATCTGGTATTGAAAACTCCGGTGGATAGAGATGGGCACGCGCAAGATTAGATAGTTGGTGAGGTAACGGCTCACCAAGTCTACGATCTTTAGGGGGCCTGAGAGGGTGATCCCCCACACTGGTACTGAGACACGGACCAGACTCCTACGGGAGGCAGCAGTGAGGAATATTGGACAATGGGTGAGAGCCTGATCCAGCCATCCCGCGTGAAGGACGACGGCCCTATGGGTTGTAAACTTCTTTTGTATAGGGATAAACCTAGATACGTGTATCTAGCTGAAGGTACTATACGAATAAGCACCGGCTAACTCCGTGCCAGCAGCCGCGGTAATACGGAGGGTGCAAGCGTTATCCGGATTTATTGGGTTTAAAGGGTCCGTAGGCTGATTTGTAAGTCAGTGGTGAAATCTCACAGCTTAACTGTGAAACTGCCATTGATACTGCAAGTCTTGAGTGTTGTTGAAGTAGCTGGAATAAGTAGTGTAGCGGTGAAATGCATAGATATTACTTAGAACACCAATTGCGAAGGCAGGTTACTAAGCAACAACTGACGCTGATGGACGAAAGCGTGGGGAGCGAACAGGATTAGATACCCTGGTAGTCCACGCCGTAAACGATGCTAACTCGTTTTTGGGTTTTCGGATTCAGAGACTAAGCGAAAGTGATAAGTTAGCCACCTGGGGAGTACGAACGCAAGTTTGAAACTCAAAGGAATTGACGGGGGCCCGCACAAGCGGTGGATTATGTGGTTTAATTCGATGATACGCGAGGAACCTTACCAAGGCTTAAATGGGAAATGACAGGTTTAGAAATAGACTTTTCTTCGGACATTTTTCAAGGTGCTGCATGGTTGTCGTCAGCTCGTGCCGTGAGGTGTTAGGTTAAGTCCTGCAACGAGCGCAACCCCTGTCACTAGTTGCCATCATTAAGTTGGGGACTCTAGTGAGACTGCCTACGCAAGTAGAGAGGAAGGTGGGGATGACGTCAAATCATCACGGCCCTTACGCCTTGGGCCACACACGTAATACAATGGCCGGTACAGAGGGCAGCTACACAGTGATGTGATGCAAATCTCGAAAGCCGGTCTCAGTTCGGATTGGAGTCTGCAACTCGACTCTATGAAGCTGGAATCGCTAGTAATCGCGCATCAGCCATGGCGCGGTGAATACGTTCCCGGGCCTTGTACACACCGCCCGTCAAGCCATGGAAGTCTGGGGTACCTGAAGTCGGTGACCGTAACAGGAGCTGCCTAGGGTAAAACAGGTAACTAGGGCTAAGTCGTAACAAGGTAGCCGTACCGGAAGGTGCGGCTGGAACATCTCATTTTAGAGCGTCGTTAGACGATAAAAAAATTAGTATCGTAAGATACAGAACTTACTTAAAGTTCAAGCTTTAGTTTTTTGTTTGGTTGATATATAAAAATACAACACCCACTAGAAATTAGTAAAGGGAAGAGGCAAGAGAAAAGAACAAAGATGAAAGACAGAAGTTGAAAAGGTCTTTATTCTATATTCTTAGCTCTCAAGGTCTAACATAAAGACAGTCTCGTAGCTCAGCTGGTTAGAGCGCTACACTGATAATGTAGAGGTCGGCAGTTCGAGCCTGCCCGAGACTACTAATTATAAGGGATGTAAAAAGTACAAAGTAGCTTGTACAATGTAAGAGATTAAATCTGATACATTCTACATTTTACATTATACAAAGTACATCACTACTAGAGGGGGAATTAGCTCAGCTGGCTAGAGCGCCTGCCTTGCACGCAGGAGGTCAAGGGTTCGACTCCCTTATTCTCCACCATCATAGATGGTTTAGTTTTAAAAAAGCAAATAGAGCCAAAAACAATATTTGCGAATTAAATCAGAAATAGATTTAAGATCATTGACATTAACGGTAAAGACATCACAAAGAGAAAACCGAGCGCATAAAGCGCTTGAGTAACCAAAAATAGGAAAGAAATCGTTAAGGGCGTATGGCGGATGCCTAGGCTTTCAGAGGCGACGAAGGACGTGGTAAGCTGCGAAAAGCTGCGGGGATTGGCACACACGAATAGATCCGCAGATGTCCGAATGGGGCAACCCAATACATTGAAGATGTATTACCTCGTAAGAGGAGCAAACCCGGAGAACTGAAACATCTAAGTACCCGGAGGAAAAGAAATCGAAGAGATTCCGTAAGTAGTGGCGAGCGAAAGCGGATTAGCCCAAAAGCTTTTATATGTTTAATAGAATGTTCTGGAAAGAACAGCCATAGAGGGTGATAGCCCCGTATATGAAAGGCATATTTGAGTGATAAATGAGTAGGGCGGGACACGTGAAATCCTGTCTGAATATGGGGGGACCATCCTCCAAGGCTAAATACTCCTGAAAGACCGATAGTGAACAAGTACTGTGAAGGAAAGGTGAAAAGCACTTCGAATAGAAGGGTGAAATAGAACCTGAAACCGTACGCCTACAAGCGGTCGGAGCAGCGTAAAGCTGTGACGGCGTGCCTTTTGCATAATGAGCCTACGAGTTAATTTTACTAGCGAGGTTAAGGTATTAAGTACCGGAGCCGGAGCGAAAGCGAGTCTGAATAGGGCGCTGAGTTAGTAGGATTAGACGCGAAACCTTGTGATCTACCCATGGGCAGGTTGAAGCTCTGGTAACACAGAGTGGAGGACCGAACCGGTTGACGTTGAAAAGTCTTCGGATGACCTGTGGGTAGGGGTGAAAGGCCAATCAAACTGGGAGATAGCTCGTACTCTCCGAAATGCATTTAGGTGCAGCGTCGCAAAAAAGTTTATTAGAGGTAGAGCTACTGATTGGATGCGGGGGTTTCACCGCCTACCAATTCCTGACAAACTCCGAATGCTAATAAATGTTGTGCGGCAGTGAGGGCATGGGTGCTAAGGTCCATGTCCGAGAGGGAAAGAACCCAGACCAACAGCTAAGGTCCCCAAATATATGTTAAGTTGAAGCAACGCGGTTGGACTGCATTGACAGCTAGGATGTTGGCTTGGAAGCAGCCATTCATTTAAAGAGTGCGTAACAGCTCACTAGTCGAGCGGTCCGGCATGGATAATAATCGGGCATAAACATATTACCGAAGCTATGGATTTGTACATTGTACATCTGGTAGGAGAGCATTCTATTTGCGCCGAAGCAGTACTGTGAGGTATTGTGGAGCGGATAGAAAAGAAAATGTAGGCATAAGTAACGATAAAGCAGGCGAGAAACCTGCTCACCGAAAGACCAAGGCTTCCTCAGCCATGCTAATCAGCTGAGGGTTAGTCGGGACCTAACGCGAACCCGAGAGGGGTAGTGGATGGACACAGGGTTAATATTCCCTGACTTGCTCACAATAAAAGGGGACGGTTGGATGTATCTGCTGGAGACTGACGGAATAGTCAAGGCCTAGCCTTCGGGCGAAGCTGCTGTAGAGTAATCTGATCCAAGAAAAGCCGAAGTGAAGCAACCCGTACCAAAACCGACACAGGTGGTCGAGGAGAGAATCCTAAGGTGCTCGAGTGAGTCGTGGCTAAGGAACTAGGCAAAATAGTCTCGTAACTTCGGAAGAAGAGACGCCATCAGCAATGGTGGCCGCAGTGAAGAGGCCCAGGCGACTGTTTATCAAAAACACAGGACTCTGCTAAATCGAAAGATGCTGTATAGGGTCTGACACCTGCCCGGTGCTGGAAGGTTAAGGAAGGTGCTTAGGGTTAAACCGAAGGCATTAACTGAAGCCCCAGTAAACGGCGGCCGTAACTATAACGGTCCTAAGGTAGCGAAATTCCTTGTCGGGTAAGTTCCGACCTGCACGAATGGTGTAACGATCTGGGCACTGTCTCAGCCACGAGCTCGGTGAAATTGTAGTATCGGTGAAGATGCCGATTACCCGCAATGGGACGAAAAGACCCTGTGAACCTTTACTATAACTTCGTATTGACTTTGAGTAAGTAATGTGTAGGATAGGTGGGAGGCTTTGAAGCAGGCACGCTAGTGTTTGTGGAGCCGTCGTTGAAATACCACCCTTTACTTACTTGGAGCCTAACTTCTTTCAGAAGGACATTGCGTGGTGGGTAGTTTGACTGGGGTGGTCGCCTCCAAAAGAGTAACGGAGGCTTTCAAAGGTACCCTCAGCACGCTTGGTAACCGTGCGTAGAGTGTAATGGCATAAGGGTGCTTGACTGTGAGACCTACAAGTCGATCAGGTGCGAAAGCAGGACATAGTGATCCGGTGGTTCCGTATGGAAGGGCCATCGCTCATAGGATAAAAGGTACTCCGGGGATAACAGGCTAGTCTCCCCCAAGAGCTCACATCGACGGGGAGGTTCGGCACCTCGATGTCGGCTCGTCACATCCTGGGGCTGGAGAAGGTCCCAAGGGTTGGGCTGTTCGCCCATTAAAGTGGCACGCGAGCTGGGTTCAGAACGTCGTGAGACAGTTCGGTCTCTATCTATTGCGGGCGTTAGATGTTTGAGAGGGCTTGATTCTAGTACGAGAGGACCGAATTGAACAAACCTCTGGTGTATCAGTTGTACCGCCAGGTGCACCGCTGAGTAGCTACGTTTGGAAGAGATAAGCACTGAAAGCATATAAGTGCGAAACTCGCCTCAAGATGAGACATCTTTTAAGGGTCGTTGTAGATGACGACGTTGATAGGCTACAGGTGTAAAGACAGTAATGTCATAGCCGAGTAGTACTAATTACCCGTAGATTTATAGCCTATGGTTGCTAAATCTAAAATTATAATATAATAAATATGACAAGTACTTTATGCGCAGTAAAGGTTTTGTCTTTGTGAAAGTTTTTATCGCTTAAAACTTGTAAAATATAGAATGTAAGAAGTATGATATAAATACCTTGTACATATTACAACCGACATTTTACAATATATACCTTCTTTAGGGTGGTTTTAGCGGTGGGGCTCACCTGTTCCCATTCCGAACACAGAAGTTAAGCCCACCAGCGCCGATGGTACTGCTAACGCGGGAGAGTAGGCCGCCGCCAGTTTTTATTTTATTTTTAAAAATCCTTTATCATTGTGATAAAGGATTTTTTTTTGTGCCATACCCAAGAGTATACCCAATACTCAAAAGAAAGCTCTTTACCAGGTTCATTTACCCTGTATACCATTATCTCCGATTCTTACTTCTGAATATCAGCAATTACAGATTACTTATTATTTATCATTCATGCATTCTTCCTAGCCCCGATAGGAGCGGTTACCCCGCAACATGAACTGGAGAAGGAGCAGGATCAGGCATGGTAAGCATGGGTGTGAGGAGTATGAGTGGATAGCGGGAGACAGCTCCTGAAAATAATGAATGAGTGAAATTAATTTCTTTAATAAGAGACTTTTCCTCAAATAATTTCAATAAGTTTGTATCAGTTTTCCAAAAAGAAATATAATGTCAGGAAACATTCTGATTATCGATGATGAGATCAAACTCCTTAAGTTATTAGGAATGATCCTTTCCCAAGAGAATTTTAACGTAAAAGAAGCTTCAACAGCACGCTCGGCAATGACGATGCTGGAGCAGTATGATTTCGATGTTGTATTAAGCGACGTAAGGCTTCCTGATGCATTCGGAGTAGATCTTGTAAAGTCTATTAAAACCAAGTATCCACATCTGGAAATTATTTTGATGACTGCATTCGGAAATATTACAGATGCTGTGCAGGCCATGAAAAACGGTGCTTATGATTATTTGGTAAAAGGAGATGATAACGAGAAGATCATTCCTTTGGTTTATAAAGCACTGGAGAAGGTAAAAGACAACAGAACAAGAACTGTTCAGCCAAGTGGAGCAGTAAAAGGTTTTGGACAGATTATAGGAAATTCTCCATTAATCCTGCATGCTAAGAAGCTGGCCGAAAAAGTGGCATTAACAGATGCTGCAGTACTTTTAACGGGCGAAACAGGAACGGGCAAAGAAGTTTTTGCCAATGCCATCCATGAAGGAAGCGAAAGGAAGAAACATACTTTCGTGGCTATTAACTGCTCTGCTTTTAGTAAAGAAATCCTGGAAAGTGAGCTTTTTGGCCATAAACAGGGAGCTTTTACAGGAGCTTTAAAAGATAAGAAAGGTTTAATTGAAGAAGCCAATGGCGGGACTCTGTTCCTTGATGAGATTGGTGAAATGCCTATAGAACTTCAGGCTAAGCTGCTTAGAGTGCTGGAAACAGGAGAGTTTATTAAAATGGGAGAAACCAAGGTCTCCAAATCTGATTTCAGGCTGATCGCCGCTACCAATAGAAATCTGGAAGATGAAATAAGACAGGGTAACTTCAGAGAGGATCTTTATTTCAGACTGAATGTTTTTGAAATTACACTTCCGGCCTTAAGAGAAAGAAAAGAAGATCTGAAAATGCTGGCAAAAAATTTTGTTGATTTATTTTCAAATAAACTGCATCTGCCATCTATCCAGGTTTTACCGGAGTATTATAAAGCGCTTGAAAAGAATGACTGGAAAGGAAATATCAGAGAACTGAGAAATGCTGTAGAACGCAGTCTGATCCTGATGAATGACAATATCCTGGATGCAGAAAGTCTTCCTCATTACTCAGAAAAGCCTGTTCAGGAGAGTGATTCTTTGAGTATGAGATCACTGGAAAA
Coding sequences:
- a CDS encoding sigma-54-dependent transcriptional regulator, which codes for MSGNILIIDDEIKLLKLLGMILSQENFNVKEASTARSAMTMLEQYDFDVVLSDVRLPDAFGVDLVKSIKTKYPHLEIILMTAFGNITDAVQAMKNGAYDYLVKGDDNEKIIPLVYKALEKVKDNRTRTVQPSGAVKGFGQIIGNSPLILHAKKLAEKVALTDAAVLLTGETGTGKEVFANAIHEGSERKKHTFVAINCSAFSKEILESELFGHKQGAFTGALKDKKGLIEEANGGTLFLDEIGEMPIELQAKLLRVLETGEFIKMGETKVSKSDFRLIAATNRNLEDEIRQGNFREDLYFRLNVFEITLPALRERKEDLKMLAKNFVDLFSNKLHLPSIQVLPEYYKALEKNDWKGNIRELRNAVERSLILMNDNILDAESLPHYSEKPVQESDSLSMRSLEKVHIQKVLQYTKGNKAEAARLLEIGIATLYRKLDEYGLK